Proteins co-encoded in one Marmota flaviventris isolate mMarFla1 chromosome 9, mMarFla1.hap1, whole genome shotgun sequence genomic window:
- the LOC114093531 gene encoding olfactory receptor 4B1-like has product MEIRASTNNVTELIITGLFQDPEVQRVCFVLFLPVYLATVVGNGLIVVTVSVSKSLRSPMYFFLGYLSLVEICYSSTVVPKFIMDLLAKVKTISLKGCLAQIFFFHFFVVTEILLLMVMAYDRYVAICKPLHYMNIMSRQLCHMLVAGSWLGGFIHSIIQVLNTINLPFCGPNVIDHYFCDLRPLFKLACKDTFVEGIIVLANSGLISIFSVTILVSSYAIILFNLRKRSAEGRRKALSTCASHITVVVLFFGPAIFIYMRPASTFTGDKLVAVVYTVITPMLNPIIYTLRNAEVKNAMRKLWGQKENPGMGTR; this is encoded by the coding sequence ATGGAAATCAGAGCAAGTACAAATAACGTGACTGAGTTAATTATCACAGGACTTTTCCAGGATCCAGAGGTGCAGAGAGTGTGCTTTGTGTTGTTTCTCCCCGTGTACCTGGCCACCGTAGTGGGCAATGGCCTCATTGTTGTGACGGTCAGTGTCAGTAAGAGTCTGCgctcccccatgtacttcttccttgGCTACCTCTCCCTGGTGGAGATCTGTTACTCCTCTACTGTGGTCCCTAAATTCATCATGGACTTACTTGCCAAGGTTAAAACCATCTCCCTGAAGGGCTGTCTGGCCCAGATCTTCTTCTTCCACTTCTTTGTGGTCACTGAGATCCTTTTGCTTATGGTGATGGCTTATGACCGCtacgtggccatctgcaagcctcTTCATTACATGAACATTATGAGTCGTCAACTGTGTCACATGCTGGTGGCTGGTTCCTGGCTGGGGGGCTTCATTCACTCCATAATTCAGGTTCTCAACACCATTAATCTGCCCTTCTGTGGTCCCAATGTGATTGACCACTATTTCTGTGACCTCCGTCCCTTATTCAAGCTAGCCTGCAAGGACACCTTTGTAGAGGGGATCATTGTGTTGGCCAACAGTGGATTAATCTCCATCTTTTCCGTAACCATCTTGGTGTCGTCCTATGCCATCATCCTGTTCAACCTGAGGAAACGCTCTGCAGAGGGGAGGCGCAAAGCCCTGTCCACCTGCGCCTCTCATATCACAGTTGTTGTCTTGTTTTTTGGACCTGCCATCTTCATCTACATGCGGCCCGCCTCCACCTTCACTGGGGACAAACTAGTGGCTGTGGTCTACACGGTcatcacccccatgctgaaccccatCATCTACACACTCAGAAACGCAGAGGTGAAAAATGCCATGAGGAAGCTGTGGGGCCAAAAGGAGAACCCAGGGATGGGAACACGATAG